In the genome of Gammaproteobacteria bacterium, the window TGCCCTCTCTAAAGGGCGGATTTACAAAGAGACCTTGCCTCTGTTGGCCGCTGCCGGTATCGAGCCGTTGGATGACCCTGAAAAGAGCCGAAAGCTGATTTTGGATACCAATCATGATGATGTGAAGTTGGTCATTATTCGTGCCTCCGATGTGCCAACCTACGTTCAGTACGGTGCAGCGGATGTGGGTGTGGCGGGCAAAGATGTTTTGATGGAGCACGGTGGCGAGGGCTTGTATGAGCCGCTGGATCTGAAAATCGCCCGTTGCAAATTGATGACCGCAGGTCCCGTTGGTTTTGTGGAGCCAAAACAGGGACGGCTGCGCATTGCGACCAAGTTTGTCAACTGCGCGCAACGTTATTTTGCTGAGCAAGGGCGACAAGTGGAGGTGAT includes:
- the hisG gene encoding ATP phosphoribosyltransferase gives rise to the protein MKHGLTIALSKGRIYKETLPLLAAAGIEPLDDPEKSRKLILDTNHDDVKLVIIRASDVPTYVQYGAADVGVAGKDVLMEHGGEGLYEPLDLKIARCKLMTAGPVGFVEPKQGRLRIATKFVNCAQRYFAEQGRQVEVIKLYGSMELGPIVGLSDLIVDVVDTGNTLRANGLEPMDHIADISSRLVVNKASMKMKHARVQQLIERFAAAVESE